A stretch of the Panthera uncia isolate 11264 chromosome E2 unlocalized genomic scaffold, Puncia_PCG_1.0 HiC_scaffold_20, whole genome shotgun sequence genome encodes the following:
- the ANKRD11 gene encoding ankyrin repeat domain-containing protein 11 isoform X7, which yields MPKGGCSRTPQHEDFSLSNDMVEKQTGKKDKDKVSLTKTPKLDRSDGGKEVRERATKRKLPFTVGANGEQKDSDTEKQGPERKRIKKEPVTRKAGLLFGMGLSGIRAGYPLSERQQVALLMQMTAEESANSPVDTTPKHPSQSTVCQKGTPNSASKTKDKVNKRNERGETRLHRAAIRGDARRIKELIGEGADVNVKDFAGWTALHEACNRGYYDVAKQLLAAGAEVNTKGLDDDTPLHDAANNGHYKVVKLLLRYGGNPQQSNRKGETPLKVANSPTMVNLLLGKGTYTSSEESSTAESSEEEDAPSFAPSSSVDGNNTDSEFEKGLKHKAKNPEPQKTVTPVKDEYEFDEDDEQDRVPPVDDKHLLKKDYRKETKSNSFISIPKMEVKSYTKNNTIAPKKAAHRILSDTSDEEDVGVTVGTGEKLRLSAHTILPGNKTREPSNSKQQKEKNKVKKKRKKETKGKEVRFGKRNDKFCSSESESESSESGEDDGDSVGSSGCLKESPLVLKDPSLFSSLSASSTSSHGSSAAQKHNPGHADQHARHWRTDNWKSISSPAWSEVSSLSDSTRTRLTSESDCSSEGSSVESLKPVRKKQEHRKRGGLQSTLSEKKNSFHASVDGAVPKLDKEGKVVKKHKTKHKHKNKEKGLCSVGQELKLKSFAYEYEDSKQRPEKAILLDGDVPSEGKLKALKHDRDHFRKEERLGKLKPEDREWLFKEEVVKVSKDEKALKRIKEVSRSFREEKDRGSKAEREKLGKEKSPKEERLRLHKEERKKKSKDRPAKLEKKNDCKEDRIPKEKEKAFKEEKEKLKKEKVYREDSSAFDEYCNKSQFLENEDTKFSLSDDQQDRWFSDLSDSSFDFKGDDSWDSPVTDYRDVKSDPVARLILETVKEDSKEKKRESKGREKRDYGDRRSDRDAFFRKKDRDCLDKSSERRKEQADKHKGIPGCLPDKDKKRRESAEGGRDRKDPLEAAKERKDGRPKPEEAHREEPKELAGEASFKDRPDCDFGKGPEPWERLHAARDKEKKERGKLEKYKDKSGDRDKSEKSVLEKCQKDKEFDKCFKEKKDPKEKHKDKERKASLDQVKEKREKNFPGLLSEDFPEKKDEKKGKEKSWYIADIFTDESEDEKDEFAASGLRLGDAGDAPRADGPQDTDRHRKHSADRQHSEKQKDRELREKKKEKGAAEGAKDKKEKVLEKHKDKKDKEGADKYKDRKDRTSADPTQEKKNKQKPPEKLERKPSAEDKARSRHRERPDREHCRDRKVSRSAEAEKSLLERLEEEALHAYREDSNDKASEVSSDSFTDRGQEPGLSALLEVSFTEPPEEKVKERERHRHSSSSSKKSHDRERVRKDKCEKRDKSDDYKDTGSRKDPGQYDKDFSDADAYGIPYGAKADVEDELDKTIELFAAEKKDKNDSEREPSKKAEKELKPYGCGAAGALKDKRRRERHRERWRDEREKHRDRHGDGPPRHHKDEQKPAARDKDNPPNALRDKSRDESLKLSETKPKEKFKENPEKEKGDSVKVGNGNDKPPAARDQGKRDARPREKLLGDGDLMMTSFERMLSQKDLEVEERHKRHKERMKQMEKMRHRSGDPKLKDRAKPAEDVRKKGLDGPARRPLVPDPAPKDKRPKEPALAPPAADGKPPPGPAGDARDWLAGPHAKEALPASPRPDQGRPTGVPTPASVVSCPSYEEAMHTPRTPSCSADDYSDLIFDCADPQPVSSTSASACSPSFFDRFSVAASGISETASQTPTRPLCTSLYRSVSVDIRRTPEEEFSTGDKLFRQQSVPTASSYGSPGQRLEDKAPVPPGPAEKFACLSPGYYSPDYGIPSPKADALHCPPAAVVNVTPSPEGAFSGLQAKSPPSHRDELLAPSMEGALPPDLGIPLDATEDQQATAAIIPPEPSYLEPLDEGPFSTVITEDPVEWAHPAASEQALSCSLIGGAPENPVSWPVGPDLLLKSPQRLPESPQHFCPTEALHPAAPGPFGAPEPPYPGSPDSYPLSATEPGLEGAKGDVVDTVPAAVPAPEEPAPFAPPSRLEPFFTNCKPLPDAPPDAAPEPACLATVTQVEALAPMENNFLENGHDLSALGQVEAVPWPDGFPNSEDDLDLGPFSLPELPLQAKDVSDVETEPVEETPLGPPENTPAGPPVVPNGGDVPAAAAEEQPALPPDQAAPRLPAEPEPEPPEEPEPDVMLETAVEAGVTSEGTVPPEDSDSSLGPAPPAPERHPAGSGDEEAEGRDPPAASHGTPDAAVVAAAAAAADGPAQAHAEDGAGPLDGAGPEGPVGGIQPEASEPEPKPAVEAPKAPKVEEIPQRMTRNRAQMLANQSKQSSPPADKEPAPAPPPRAKGRCCEEDDPQAQHPRKRRFQRSSQQLQQQMNTSTQQTREVIQQTLAAIVDAIKLDDIEPYHSDRSNPYFEYLQIRKKIEEKRKILCYITPQAPQCYAEYVTYTGSYLLDGKPLSKLHIPVIAPPPSLAEPLKELFKQQEAVRGKLRLQHSIEREKLIVSCEQEILRVHCRAARTIANQAVPFSACTMLLDSEVYNMPLESQRPRLSPQGDENKSVRDRFNARQFISWLQDVDDKYDRMKTCLLMRQQHEAAALNAVQRMEWQLKAQELDPAGHKALCVHEVPSFYVPMVDVNDDFVLLPA from the exons ATGCCCAAGGGCGGGTGTTCTAGAACACCACAGCACGAAGACTTTTCCCTCAGCAACGACATGGTGGAGAAACAAACGGGGAAAAAG GATAAAGATAAAGTTTCTCTGACCAAGACCCCAAAGCTGGACCGCAGCGATGGAGGCAAGGAGGTGAGGGAGCGAGCAACCAAGCGGAAGCTGCCCTTCACTGTGGGGGCCAATGGAGAGCAGAAGGACTCGGACACAG AGAAGCAGGGTCCTGAGCGCAAGAGGATTAAGAAGGAGCCCGTCACCCGGAAGGCCGGGCTGCTGTTTGGCATGGGGCTGTCTGGGATCCGAGCCGGCTACCCCCTCTCCGAGCGCCAGCAGGTGGCTCTCCTCATGCAGATGACTGCCGAGGAGTCCGCCAACAGCCCAG TAGACACGACACCAAAGCACCCCTCCCAGTCGACAGTGTGTCAGAAGGGGACGCCGAACTCCGCCtcgaaaaccaaagacaaagtgAACAAGCGGAACGAGCGCGGAGAGACCCGCCTGCACCGCGCGGCCATCCGCGGGGACGCCCGGCGCATCAAGGAGCTCATCGGCGAGGGCGCGGACGTCAACGTCAAGGACTTTGCAG GCTGGACAGCGCTGCACGAGGCGTGTAACCGGGGCTACTACGACGTCGCCAAGCAGCTGCTGGCCGCAGGGGCAGAGGTGAACACCAAGGGCCTAGACGACGACACCCCCCTGCACGACGCTGCGAACAACGGGCACTACAAG GTGGTGAAGCTGTTGTTGCGGTATGGCGGGAACCCTCAGCAAAGCAACAGAAAAGGCGAGACGCCGCTGAAGGTGGCCAACTCCCCGACCATGGTGAATCTCCTGTTGGGCAAGGGGACCTACACGTCCAGCGAGGAGAGCTCGACCG CAGAGAGCTCAGAGGAGGAAGACGCCCCATCGTTCGCACCTTCTAGCTCAGTTGACGGCAATAATACAGACTCTGAATTTGAAAAAGGCCTGAAGCACAAGGCTAAGAATCCAGAGCCCCAGAAAACTGTGACCCCCGTCAAGGATGAGTACGAGTTTGACGAGGACGACGAGCAGGACAGAGTCCCTCCAGTGGACGACAAACACTTACTGAAAAAGGATTACAGAAAAGAAACTAAatcaaatagttttatttctatacccaaaatggaagtgaaaagttACACTAAAAATAACACGATTGCACCAAAGAAAGCGGCTCATCGCATCCTGTCAGACACGTCAGACGAGGAGGACGTTGGTGTCACTGTGGGGACAGGAGAGAAGCTGAGGCTCTCGGCACACACGATACTGCCCGGTAACAAAACGCGGGAACCTTCCAATTccaagcagcagaaagagaaaaataaagtgaaaaagaagcGAAAGAAGGAGACAAAAGGCAAGGAAGTGCGGTTTGGGAAGAGGAATGACAAGTTCTGCTCCTCCGAGTCGGAGAGCGAGTCCTCGGAGAGCGGGGAGGACGACGGGGACTCGGTGGGGAGCTCTGGCTGCCTCAAGGAGTCCCCGCTGGTGCTGAAGGACCCGTCCCTGTTCAGCTCTCTGTCCGCCTCCTCCACCTCGTCTCACGGGAGCTCTGCCGCCCAGAAGCATAACCCCGGCCACGCGGACCAGCACGCCAGGCACTGGCGGACAGACAATTGGAAGAGCATCTCTTCTCCCGCCTGGTCGGAGGTCAGCTCTTTATCAGACTCCACAAGGACGAGACTGACGAGCGAGTCTGACTGCTCCTCCGAGGGCTCCAGCGTGGAGTCGCTGAAGCCCGTGAGGAAGAAGCAGGAGCACAGGAAGCGGGGCGGCCTGCAGAGCACGCTGTCGGAGAAGAAGAACTCTTTCCACGCCAGCGTGGACGGCGCCGTTCCCAAGCTGGACAAGGAGGGCAAGGTCgtcaagaaacacaaaacaaaacacaaacacaaaaacaaggagaaaggGCTGTGCTCCGTCGGTCAGGAACTCAAGCTGAAAAGTTTCGCCTACGAGTATGAGGACTCCAAGCAGCGGCCGGAGAAGGCCATACTTCTGGACGGCGACGTTCCCAGCGAGGGCAAGCTGAAGGCCTTGAAGCACGACCGGGACCACTTCAGGAAGGAAGAGCGGCTCGGCAAGCTGAAGCCGGAAGACAGGGAGTGGCTCTTCAAGGAGGAGGTGGTCAAAGTTTCCAAAGACGAGAAGGCCCTGAAGAGAATCAAAGAGGTGAGCAGGTCTTTCCGAGAAGAGAAGGACCGTGGGagtaaagcagaaagagagaaactagggaaggagaagtctcccaaagagGAACGACTGAGGCtccacaaagaggaaagaaagaaaaagtccaaAGACAGGCCCGCCAAGCTAGAGAAGAAGAACGACTGTAAGGAGGACAGGATTccaaaggagaaggagaaggctttcaaagaagaaaaagaaaaactgaaaaaagaaaaggtctacAGGGAAGACTCTTCCGCTTTCGATGAGTATTGTAACAAGAGTCAGTTTCTGGAGAACGAAGACACCAAATTCAGCCTTTCCGACGACCAGCAGGACCGGTGGTTCTCGGACTTGTCCGATTCGTCCTTTGATTTCAAAGGGGACGACAGTTGGGATTCTCCAGTGACAGACTACAGGGATGTTAAAAGTGACCCCGTGGCCAGACTGATCCTGGAGACCGTGAAGGAGGACAGCAAGGAAAAGAAGCGGGAGAGCAAGGGCCGTGAGAAGCGGGACTACGGGGACAGGCGCAGCGACAGGGACGCCTTCTTCCGGAAGAAGGACAGAGACTGTCTGGACAAGAGCTctgagaggaggaaggagcaggcagACAAGCATAAGGGCATCCCCGGCTGCCTTCCCGACAAGGACAAAAAGCGGAGGGAGTCCGCCGAGGGCGGGCGGGACAGGAAGGACCCCCTCGAGGCCGCCAAGGAGCGGAAGGATGGCAGGCCCAAGCCCGAGGAGGCCCACCGGGAGGAGCCGAAGGAGCTGGCTGGCGAGGCCAGCTTCAAGGACAGGCCCGACTGTGACTTTGGGAAGGGCCCCGAGCCCTGGGAGAGGCTCCATGCAGCAAGAgacaaggagaagaaggaaagggggaaattagagaaatacaaagataagTCCGGTGACAGAGATAAAAGCGAAAAGTCTGTCCTTGAGAAATGTCAGAAGGACAAGGAGTTTGATAAATGCTTTAAAGAGAAGAAGGATCCCAAGGAGAAGCATAAGGACAAGGAGAGAAAGGCATCTCTTGACCAggtgaaagaaaagagggagaagaattTCCCTGGACTTCTCTCCGAGGACTTCCCTGAAAAAAAAGACGAGAAGAAGGGTAAAGAGAAGAGCTGGTACATCGCCGACATATTCACAGACGAAAGCGAGGACGAGAAGGACGAGTTCGCGGCCAGCGGGCTCCGACTCGGGGACGCCGGGGACGCGCCGCGGGCGGACGGCCCCCAGGACACCGACCGGCACCGGAAGCACTCTGCCGACCGGCAGCactcagagaagcagaaagatcGAGAGCTccgagaaaagaaaaaggagaagggagcCGCGGAAGGGGcgaaagacaagaaagagaaggTCCTGGAGAAGCACAAGGACAAGAAGGACAAAGAGGGTGCGGACAAGTACAAGGACAGGAAGGACCGCACCTCGGCCGACCCCAcccaggaaaagaagaacaagcaGAAGCCTCCCGAGAAGCTGGAGCGGAAGCCCTCCGCAGAGGACAAGGCCAGGAGCAGGCACCGCGAGAGGCCGGACCGGGAGCACTGCCGGGACAGGAAGGTGTCGAGGAGCGCCGAGGCGGAGAAGAGCCTGctggagaggctggaggaggaggcccTGCACGCGTACCGGGAGGACTCCAACGACAAGGCCAGCGAGGTGTCCTCGGACAGCTTCACCGACCGCGGGCAGGAGCCCGGCCTGAGCGCCCTCCTAGAGGTGTCCTTCACGGAGCCCCCGGAGGAGAAGgtcaaggagagagaaaggcacagacaCTCTTCATCCTCGTCCAAGAAAAGCCACGATCGGGAGAGAGTCCGGAAAGACAAGTGTGAGAAGAGAGACAAGAGCGACGATTACAAGGACACAGGCAGCAGGAAGGACCCCGGCCAGTACGACAAGGACTTCTCGGACGCCGACGCTTACGGGATCCCTTACGGCGCCAAAGCGGACGTAGAGGACGAGCTAGATAAAACCATTGAGTTGTTCGCCgctgaaaagaaagataaaaacgATTCCGAGAGAGAGCCTTCCAAGAAAGCGGAGAAGGAGCTGAAGCCTTATGGCTGTGGTGCCGCCGGTGCCCTCAAGGACAAGAGGCGGCGGGAGAGGCACCGCGAGAGGTGGCGGGACGAGCGGGAGAAGCACAGGGACAGGCACGGCGACGGGCCCCCGCGGCACCACAAGGACGAGCAGAAGCCTGCGGCCAGAGACAAGGACAACCCTCCAAACGCACTCAGAGACAAGTCCCGGGACGAGAGCCTGAAGCTCAGCGAGACCAAACCGAAGGAGAAATTCAAGGAAAACCCCGAGAAGGAAAAGGGTGACTCGGTGAAGGTCGGCAACGGCAACGATAAGCCGCCGGCAGCCAGAGACCAGGGCAAGAGAGATGCCCGGCCCAGAGAGAAGCTTCTGGGCGACGGCGACCTGATGATGACCAGCTTCGAGCGCATGCTGTCCCAGAAGGACCTGGAGGTCGAGGAGCGGCACAAGCGGCACAAGGAGAGGATGAAGCAGATGGAGAAGATGAGGCACCGGTCCGGAGACCCGAAGCTCAAGGACAGGGCGAAGCCCGCTGAGGACGTGCGCAAGAAGGGCCTGGACGGGCCCGCACGGAGGCCGCTGGTGCCGGACCCCGCCCCGAAGGACAAGAGGCCCAAGGAGCCCGCTCTGGCCCCGCCGGCCGCCGACGGCAAGCCCCCCCCGGGGCCGGCCGGGGACGCCAGGGACTGGCTGGCGGGGCCGCACGCCAAAGAGGCGCTGCCCGCCTCCCCGAGGCCGGACCAGGGCCGGCCCACCGGGGTCCCCACGCCCGCGTCCGTGGTGTCGTGCCCCAGCTACGAGGAGGCCATGCACACGCCCAGGACCCCGTCCTGCAGCGCGGACGACTACTCCGACCTCATTTTCGACTGCGCTGACCCCCAGCCCGTCTCCAGCACATCCGCCAGCGCCTGCTCCCCCTCTTTCTTCGACAGGTTCTCTGTGGCAGCGAGTGGGATTTCGGAAACCGCGAGCCAGACGCCTACGAGGCCGCTGTGCACGAGCCTGTACCGTTCGGTGTCTGTCGATATCCGGAGGACCCCCGAGGAAGAATTCAGCACTGGGGACAAGCTGTTCAGACAGCAGAGCGTCCCCACCGCGTCCAGTTACGGCTCGCCAGGGCAGCGCCTGGAGGACAAGGCCCCCGTGCCCCCGGGTCCTGCCGAGAAGTTCGCCTGCTTGTCCCCGGGGTACTACTCCCCAGACTATggcatcccctcccccaaagcgGACGCCCTGCACTGCCCGCCTGCGGCTGTGGTCAATGTCACCCCCTCCCCAGAGGGTGCTTTCTCTGGCTTACAAGCGAAGTCCCCCCCTTCGCACAGAGATGAGCTGTTGGCCCCGTCCATGGAGGGGGCCCTTCCGCCTGACTTGGGCATCCCCCTGGATGCCACGGAGGACCAGCAGGCCACTGCCGCCATCATCCCCCCGGAGCCCAGCTACCTGGAGCCGCTGGACGAGGGCCCCTTCAGCACGGTCATCACGGAGGACCCCGTCGAGTGGGCGCACCCAGCTGCCTCGGAGCAGGCCCTGTCCTGCAGCCTGATTGGGGGCGCCCCCGAGAACCCTGTCAGCTGGCCTGTGGGGCCGGACCTCCTGCTTAAGTCCCCACAGCGCCTCCCGGAGTCCCCGCAGCACTTCTGCCCCACCGAGGCCCTCCACCCCGCCGCCCCGGGGCCCTTCGGCGCCCCAGAGCCCCcttacccaggctcccctgactCCTACCCTCTGTCGGCCACCGAACCTGGACTCGAGGGCGCCAAAGGCGACGTGGTGGACACGGTCCCGGCCGCTGTGCCCGCCCCAGAAGAACCGGccccctttgcccctccttcCAGGCTGGAGCCCTTTTTCACCAACTGCAAACCGCTCCCTGACGCGCCCCCCGACGCGGCCCCCGAGCCTGCGTGTTTGGCCACCGTGACTCAGGTGGAGGCTCTGGCGCCCATGGAGAATAACTTCCTGGAAAATGGGCACGACCTGTCGGCCCTCGGCCAGGTGGAAGCGGTGCCCTGGCCTGATGGCTTCCCCAACTCCGAGGACGACTTAGACCTGGGGCCCTTCTCTCTGCCAGAGCTTCCTCTTCAGGCTAAAGACGTTTCTGATGTCGAAACGGAACCAGTAGAAGAGACTCCCCTTGGCCCTCCGGAAAACACCCCCGCGGGGCCCCCCGTAGTCCCGAATGGCGGGGATGTCCCTGCAGCGGCTGCCGAGGAACAGCCCGCACTGCCTCCCGACCAGGCGGCTCCCCGGCTCCCCGCCGAGCCCGAGCCGGAGCCCCCCGAGGAGCCCGAGCCGGATGTGATGTTGGAGACCGCGGTAGAGGCAGGGGTCACGTCAGAGGGGACGGTCCCCCCCGAGGACTCGGACTCCAGCCTGGGGCCCGCACCGCCAGCCCCGGAGCGGCATCCAGCAGGGAGCGGAGACGAGGAGGCCGAGGGCCGGGACCCCCCGGCCGCGTCCCACGGCACCCCCGACGCCGCTGTCgttgctgccgccgccgccgccgcggatGGCCCGGCACAGGCACACGCGGAGGACGGGGCCGGCCCGCTCGACGGGGCCGGCCCCGAGGGACCTGTGGGCGGCATCCAGCCCGAAGCTTCGGAACCAGAACCCAAACCCGCGGTCGAAGCCCCGAAGGCGCCCAAGGTGGAGGAGATCCCCCAGCGCATGACGAGGAACCGGGCTCAGATGCTGGCCAACCAGAGCAAGCAGAGCTCGCCGCCCGCCGACAAGgagcccgcccccgccccgcccccccgcgcCAAGGGCCGCTGCTGCGAGGAGGACGACCCCCAGGCCCAGCACCCGCGCAAGCGCCGCTTCCAGCGCTCCAGccagcagctgcagcagcagaTGAACACGTCCACGCAGCAGACGCGGGAGGTGATCCAGCAGACGCTGGCCGCCATCGTGGACGCCATCAAGCTGGATGACATCGAGCCGTACCACAGCGACAGGTCCAACCCCTACTTCGAGTACCTGCAGATCAGGAAGAAGATCGAGGAGAAGCGCAAGATTCTCTGCTATATCACGCCGCAGGCGCCCCAGTGCTACGCCGAGTACGTCACCTACACGGGCTCCTACCTCCTGGACGGCAAGCCGCTCAGCAAGCTGCACATCCCCGTG AtcgcgccccctccctccctggcggAGCCCCTGAAGGAGCTGTTCAAGCAGCAGGAGGCCGTGAGGGGGAAGCTGCGGCTGCAGCACAGCATCGAGCGG GAAAAGCTCATAGTCTCCTGCGAGCAGGAGATCCTGCGGGTTCACTGCCGGGCAGCGAGAACCATCGCGAACCAGGCGGTGCCGTTCAGCGCCTGCACCATGCTGCTGGACTCCGAGGTCTACAACATGCCTCTGGAGAGTCAG CGTCCGCGCCTCTCCCCTCAGGGCGACGAGAACAAGTCCGTGCGCGACCGGTTCAATGCACGCCAGTTCATCTCGTGGCTCCAGGACGTGGACGACAAGTACGACCGCATGAAG ACGTGTCTCCTGATGCGGCAGCAGCACGAGGCCGCGGCCCTGAACGCCGTGCAGCGGATGGAGTGGCAGCTGAAGGCCCAGGAGCTGGACCCCGCCGGGCACAAGGCGCTGTGTGTGCACGAGGTGCCCTCCTTCTACGTGCCCATGGTCGACGTCAACGACGACTTCGTGCTTCTGCCGGCCTGA